The DNA region AGGTGTTTTCTCTGATTTTTTGAAGTCTTCAATAGTTTTTCGTTCCAGTTCGTTGTTTTCTAGTTTTCTCATTTTTAAGTGATGGCAATTGTTTTAATAAAAAAAGCTTCCGATTTTAAGAAAGGAAGCTCTTTTGCGTACTTTTAATTTAAAAAATCAATTAGTTAGGAAGTACATTTCCTTTAATTGTTAAAACTTTTGTAGTTTGACCTTCTGCATTAGAAGTAACAGTAACTGTCTTAGAAAATTGACCTACTCTGTCAGTTGCATATTTTACATTGATTACTGCCTTAGCTCCCGGAGCAATAGGCTCTTTAGGGAAAGTTGGAACAGTACATCCGCAAGAACCTACAGCATTTGTAATGATTAATGGTTTGTTACCATTGTTTCTAAAAACAAATTCACGTCTTCCATCAGCGTTGTGAGCAATAGTTCCGTAGTCAATAGTTTCAGACTCAAAAACCATTCCTGCTCCATTTACTTTTGCTGTTTTAGCAGCAGTAGCTTTAATTTTTTTAGATGTTTCTTGTGCTTTAGATGAAGTAATTCCAAATACAACAAGTGCCGCAAGTAAAAGTATTTTTTTCATTTTTTAATTTTTAGGTTTTGTACAACAAAACTAAAGAAAAAAATCATGCCAACGAATTAAAATTTACTTAAAATATGTATTTAATTTTTGAGGGGATAGTTATTCATTATAAAATTTTTAAATTCGCTTTCATATTTTTCTAATAAATTTAAATATAAAATACATTGGCATCTAAAGAAAAAGCGGTTAAGGAAACCCCATTAATGAAGCAGTATAATGAGATTAAGAGAAAATATCCAGATGCTTGTTTGTTGTTTAGGGTTGGTGATTTTTATGAAACATTTGGAGAGGATGCTATTCGATCAGCAAAAATATTAGGAATAACTTTGACTAAACGTGGAGCAGGCTCTGATAATGAAACTGCTTTAGCAGGATTTCCTCATCACTCTATCAATACGTATTTGCCAAAATTAGTAAAAGCAGGTCTTCGTGTAGCGATTTGTGATCAATTGGAAGATCCAAAAATGACCAAAACGATTGTAAAGCGAGGTGTGACAGAATTAGTAACTCCTGGAGTTTCTATGAACGATGAGGTTTTACAATCTAAAACGAATAACTTCTTAGCCTCGGTTTACTTTGCTAATAAATCTATTGGTATCTCATTTTTAGATGTTTCTACAGGTGAGTTTTTAACTGCTCAGGGTAATGCAGAGTATATTGATAAGCTTTTGCAGAATTTTAGTCCAAGTGAGGTGTTGATTCAAAAGAATAACAAGAATGATTTTAAAAACCATTTTGGAGAAGATTACCATTGTTTTTACCTTGAAGACTGGGTTTATAAAGAAGATTATGCTTTTGAGTCTTTAACTAAGCATTTTCAAACTATATCCTTGAAAGGATTTGGAGTTGAGGATTTAAAAGAAGGAATTATTGCTTCGGGAGCAATTTTATATTATTTATCAGAAACACAACATAACAAAGTACAACATATTACTTCTATTCAACGTATAGCCGAAGATGCTTATGTTTGGATGGATCGATTTA from Flavobacterium nitratireducens includes:
- a CDS encoding DUF1573 domain-containing protein encodes the protein MKKILLLAALVVFGITSSKAQETSKKIKATAAKTAKVNGAGMVFESETIDYGTIAHNADGRREFVFRNNGNKPLIITNAVGSCGCTVPTFPKEPIAPGAKAVINVKYATDRVGQFSKTVTVTSNAEGQTTKVLTIKGNVLPN